Proteins encoded together in one Salinibacter grassmerensis window:
- the hemE gene encoding uroporphyrinogen decarboxylase: MASFPPLDNDRLLRAARGKPTDCTPVWMMRQAGRYLPEYQAIREEHRFFEVVETPELAAEVTIQPVERFSLDAAILFCDIMVVPEAMGLTVKMVSGQGPTFPRPLTTPDEMERLVEPDVEKSLQHVFEALTVTRHELAGRVPLIGFSGAPWTLMAYMVEGGGSKSYRAARRWLYRHPEASKALLQRTTDVIVDYLIRQVDAGAQVLQVFDSWAGLHTPENFRTFCLPYLAEIAARVKEAHPDVPLVVFAKGAHYALDALADTDYDVISLDSTMDPEAARDTVGDRAVLQGNLDPCALYAPPDVLRREVQHMLADFGPHHHIGNLGHGMLPDHDPEHARVFVDTVHEQSRHMRTV; this comes from the coding sequence ATGGCCTCTTTTCCGCCCCTCGACAATGACCGCCTGCTCCGCGCCGCCCGCGGGAAGCCCACCGACTGCACGCCGGTCTGGATGATGCGGCAGGCCGGTCGGTACTTGCCCGAGTACCAGGCGATCCGCGAGGAGCACCGTTTTTTCGAGGTCGTGGAGACGCCCGAGCTCGCGGCGGAGGTGACCATCCAGCCGGTAGAGCGCTTTTCCCTCGACGCGGCGATTCTCTTCTGCGACATCATGGTGGTGCCGGAGGCGATGGGGCTCACGGTCAAGATGGTGTCGGGGCAGGGGCCGACCTTCCCGAGGCCCCTCACGACGCCCGACGAGATGGAGCGCCTCGTGGAGCCGGATGTGGAGAAGTCCCTCCAGCACGTGTTTGAGGCACTGACGGTGACGCGGCACGAGCTGGCCGGGCGCGTGCCGCTGATTGGCTTCTCGGGGGCGCCGTGGACCCTCATGGCGTACATGGTGGAAGGGGGAGGCAGCAAGTCGTACCGGGCCGCCCGGCGCTGGCTGTACCGCCACCCCGAAGCCAGCAAGGCCCTGCTCCAGCGCACGACGGACGTGATTGTCGACTATCTGATCCGCCAGGTAGACGCCGGGGCGCAGGTGCTTCAGGTGTTTGACTCCTGGGCGGGCCTCCACACCCCCGAGAATTTCCGGACGTTCTGCCTGCCGTACCTCGCCGAGATTGCCGCGCGGGTGAAGGAGGCGCATCCCGATGTGCCGCTCGTTGTCTTCGCGAAGGGGGCACACTACGCCCTGGACGCGCTGGCGGACACGGACTACGACGTGATTAGTCTTGACTCTACGATGGACCCGGAAGCCGCCCGTGACACGGTCGGCGACCGGGCCGTCTTGCAGGGCAACCTCGACCCATGCGCGCTGTACGCCCCGCCCGATGTCCTGCGACGCGAGGTGCAGCATATGCTCGCGGACTTCGGGCCGCACCATCACATTGGCAACTTGGGCCACGGCATGCTGCCGGACCACGACCCCGAGCACGCCCGCGTCTTTGTCGACACGGTCCACGAGCAGTCTCGGCACATGCGGACCGTCTGA
- a CDS encoding acyl-CoA dehydrogenase, protein MLDTDSPRVRAVLPLLYVAWADGVLTPSEAATIRSHLRRQGWLDASTREEICDHLDPQSPPTPTQYLRWIRTLRDGAGNAAVTSRCSLAELGMALANAGGDGVALPEDSRRALEDIESALNIDGEEVVRDLLGERPEPSPVEPEAPFDTDAMQRLLDGPHADLRENIRTLLQDPAFEYQDGLDTEAYREQVLRWCEHLADQGLGALAYPDEYGGGGNMEQFIVAFETLAYHDLNLVVKFGVQFGLFGGSIHHLGTERHHEEYLDRVGTLDLPGCFAMTEWGHGSNVRELETTARYDPATEEFVINTPHDGARKEWIGNAAAHGQMATVFAQLRTDGEEHGVHAFLVPIRADDGTPQPRVRIEDCGEKVGLNGVDNGRLWFDQVRIPRTNLLDRHAQVAPDGTYDSPIPSSGKRFFTMLSTLIGGRISVARAGLSAAKSGLTIAVRYGNRRRQFGPKDEPEVPLLDYRTHKRRLLPRLATTYALHFALDDLTARFTRKGRGESLEAIEAEANALKAYATWHTSSTLQEAREACGGQGYRADTRIGRLRADTDVFTTFEGDNTVLMLQVAKGLLSDFQREFRDMNLWGMARLVADEVATQVQELNPVVTRKTDPEHLRALSFQQSALAYRAEKQLQNVGRRLQRRIDDGTEPFDAFVDVQDHLVQCARADAERMILERFADAAEDVDDPDLQDTLTALRRLFALSRIEADLDWFLEAGYVSGAKAKAIRGAVNDLCDEVRPQAEALVNAFGIPDALLGAPIATEPGPGPT, encoded by the coding sequence ATGCTCGATACCGACTCGCCACGGGTTCGCGCCGTCCTTCCGCTACTGTACGTGGCCTGGGCGGACGGGGTGCTCACGCCGTCGGAGGCCGCGACGATCCGGAGCCACCTTCGCAGGCAGGGGTGGCTCGATGCGTCCACCCGTGAGGAGATCTGCGACCACCTTGACCCCCAGTCGCCCCCCACGCCCACGCAGTACCTCCGGTGGATCCGCACGCTGCGGGACGGGGCCGGGAACGCGGCAGTGACGTCCCGGTGCTCACTCGCGGAGCTCGGGATGGCCCTCGCAAACGCTGGGGGGGATGGGGTGGCCCTGCCCGAAGATTCTCGTCGGGCGTTGGAAGACATTGAGTCGGCCCTTAACATTGACGGGGAGGAGGTCGTGCGTGATCTCCTCGGGGAGCGGCCCGAGCCGTCGCCCGTGGAGCCGGAGGCGCCGTTCGACACGGACGCGATGCAGCGTCTCCTCGACGGCCCTCACGCGGACCTGCGTGAGAACATCCGCACGCTTCTTCAGGATCCGGCGTTCGAGTACCAGGACGGGCTGGACACCGAGGCCTACCGCGAGCAGGTTCTTCGCTGGTGCGAGCACCTGGCCGACCAGGGGCTTGGGGCGCTGGCCTATCCCGACGAGTACGGCGGCGGGGGCAACATGGAGCAGTTCATCGTCGCCTTCGAGACGCTTGCCTACCACGACCTGAACCTGGTCGTCAAGTTCGGGGTGCAGTTCGGCCTGTTTGGGGGAAGCATCCACCACCTCGGCACGGAGCGCCACCACGAGGAGTACCTGGACCGCGTGGGCACGCTCGACCTGCCCGGCTGCTTCGCCATGACGGAGTGGGGACACGGCTCGAACGTGCGAGAGCTAGAGACGACGGCCCGCTACGACCCCGCGACCGAGGAGTTTGTAATCAACACGCCCCACGACGGCGCCCGGAAGGAATGGATTGGCAACGCTGCGGCCCACGGGCAGATGGCGACCGTCTTCGCCCAGCTCCGGACCGACGGGGAGGAGCACGGGGTCCACGCCTTCCTTGTGCCCATTCGGGCCGACGACGGGACCCCGCAGCCGCGCGTCCGAATCGAGGACTGCGGCGAGAAGGTCGGCCTCAACGGCGTCGACAACGGACGGCTCTGGTTTGACCAGGTGCGCATCCCACGAACGAACCTGCTCGACCGGCACGCACAGGTGGCCCCGGACGGCACCTACGACAGTCCGATCCCGAGCTCCGGCAAGCGCTTCTTTACCATGCTGAGCACGTTGATCGGGGGGCGCATCAGCGTGGCACGGGCGGGGCTGAGCGCGGCCAAGTCGGGCCTCACGATTGCCGTGCGCTACGGCAACCGGCGCCGCCAGTTTGGGCCCAAGGACGAACCGGAGGTGCCGCTCCTCGACTACCGCACCCACAAGCGGCGTCTCCTCCCGCGCCTGGCCACGACCTACGCCCTCCACTTTGCGCTCGACGACCTCACCGCGCGGTTCACGCGCAAGGGGCGCGGCGAGTCGCTGGAGGCCATCGAGGCGGAGGCGAACGCGCTGAAGGCGTACGCCACGTGGCACACGAGCTCCACCCTTCAGGAAGCGCGTGAGGCCTGTGGCGGGCAGGGCTACCGGGCCGACACCCGCATCGGACGCCTCCGGGCGGACACGGACGTCTTCACGACCTTCGAAGGCGATAACACCGTGCTCATGCTGCAGGTGGCGAAGGGGCTGCTCTCCGACTTCCAACGGGAGTTTCGGGACATGAACCTGTGGGGGATGGCGCGGCTGGTGGCCGACGAGGTGGCCACACAGGTACAGGAGCTCAATCCGGTCGTCACGCGCAAGACCGACCCCGAACACCTGCGGGCCCTCTCCTTCCAGCAGAGCGCGCTTGCGTACCGGGCCGAGAAACAGCTTCAGAACGTCGGCCGGCGCCTCCAGCGGCGCATCGACGACGGTACGGAGCCGTTCGATGCGTTCGTGGACGTGCAGGATCACCTCGTGCAGTGCGCCCGGGCGGACGCCGAACGAATGATCCTGGAGCGCTTCGCGGACGCGGCCGAGGACGTCGACGATCCGGACCTCCAAGACACGCTCACGGCGCTCCGCCGCTTGTTTGCACTGTCCCGCATCGAGGCCGACCTGGACTGGTTCCTGGAGGCCGGCTACGTGAGTGGGGCGAAGGCAAAGGCCATCCGGGGTGCCGTAAACGACTTGTGCGACGAGGTGCGCCCCCAGGCGGAGGCCCTCGTCAACGCCTTTGGCATCCCGGACGCCCTGCTGGGCGCCCCGATCGCGACGGAGCCCGGCCCTGGCCCGACGTGA
- a CDS encoding DUF2911 domain-containing protein has product MTKTLSRLLPLLLSAGFLGFVAAAPATAQERGNEEPRTSPNAAVSQTIGTTEVRITYGRPQVNGRTIFGDLVPYDEVWRTGANEATTVSVSSDVTVEGEPLSAGTYSLYTVPGPDSWTIIFNDVANQWGTQYNQGEDALRVDVSPGSAPQHEMMTFVFEEVTDTSGTCVLYWADARVPFEIQVAEN; this is encoded by the coding sequence GTGACCAAGACACTCTCTCGCCTCCTCCCCCTTCTCCTCTCCGCTGGCTTTCTCGGCTTCGTGGCAGCCGCCCCGGCGACCGCTCAGGAACGGGGCAACGAGGAGCCCCGCACCAGCCCCAACGCGGCGGTTTCACAGACCATTGGCACCACTGAGGTCCGCATCACATACGGTCGGCCGCAGGTGAACGGCCGCACCATCTTTGGCGACCTAGTACCTTACGATGAGGTGTGGCGCACCGGCGCGAACGAGGCCACCACGGTTTCGGTCTCGTCGGACGTAACCGTCGAGGGCGAACCGCTGTCCGCAGGAACCTACTCGCTTTACACAGTTCCGGGTCCCGACTCCTGGACGATCATCTTCAATGACGTAGCGAACCAGTGGGGCACGCAGTACAACCAGGGTGAAGATGCTCTGCGGGTGGACGTGAGCCCCGGATCCGCCCCGCAGCACGAGATGATGACGTTCGTGTTTGAGGAGGTCACCGACACCTCCGGCACCTGTGTTCTGTACTGGGCCGATGCGCGCGTTCCGTTTGAAATCCAGGTCGCCGAGAACTGA
- a CDS encoding amphi-Trp domain-containing protein yields MPDDTLYEFERNLSRADVATYLRTIADELDESGELDFSSDDQSTTIRVPDHVEFEVELERESNDRDSSEISLELEIEWYETRDGSIAGPGSLDTE; encoded by the coding sequence ATGCCTGACGATACGCTTTACGAATTCGAACGAAACCTTTCGCGTGCGGACGTCGCCACGTACCTTCGCACCATCGCCGACGAGCTGGACGAATCCGGGGAGCTTGATTTCTCGTCCGACGATCAGTCCACGACGATTCGAGTCCCCGACCACGTGGAGTTCGAGGTGGAGCTCGAACGCGAATCGAACGACCGGGACTCCTCCGAGATTAGTCTCGAACTAGAGATCGAATGGTACGAGACCCGAGACGGGAGCATCGCGGGCCCCGGGTCTCTGGACACTGAGTAG
- a CDS encoding cation:proton antiporter, whose amino-acid sequence MVELSGAPAWFASACLVAIALSLVMTVIRLLMGPALPDRVVSLDLVAYQAVAFMLVYAVLTGQPAFLDVSLVLALVAFLGTVAFARYIEYFSVAEEEAPQTSE is encoded by the coding sequence ATGGTAGAGCTTAGCGGTGCTCCGGCTTGGTTTGCGTCCGCCTGTCTGGTCGCAATTGCCCTCTCGCTCGTGATGACGGTGATTCGGTTGCTGATGGGCCCGGCCCTCCCGGACCGGGTGGTCTCGTTGGACCTCGTGGCCTACCAGGCGGTCGCCTTCATGCTCGTCTACGCCGTGCTCACAGGTCAGCCCGCGTTCCTAGACGTGTCGCTGGTACTGGCCCTGGTGGCCTTCCTCGGGACGGTCGCGTTTGCCCGGTACATTGAGTATTTCTCGGTCGCGGAGGAGGAGGCCCCACAGACGTCGGAGTGA
- the mnhG gene encoding monovalent cation/H(+) antiporter subunit G has product MLAQQIVGIFLMGTGTLFVFVAGLGVLRLPDVYMRLHASTKAGTLGVALNAAGLVAFYPSLGIFTRAFALVLFLLLTAPVAAHMIGRASYFAREEMGVTLWDGTVVDRMLDHRGEALFSTGVVGEEADSPDPTS; this is encoded by the coding sequence ATGCTCGCCCAGCAGATTGTCGGCATTTTTTTGATGGGCACGGGTACGCTGTTCGTGTTCGTCGCCGGGCTTGGCGTCCTGCGACTGCCGGACGTTTACATGCGGCTCCACGCCTCCACCAAGGCCGGTACCCTCGGGGTCGCGCTGAACGCGGCCGGCCTCGTGGCCTTCTATCCGAGCCTGGGCATCTTCACGCGAGCCTTCGCCCTGGTGCTTTTTCTGCTCCTAACGGCCCCCGTGGCCGCCCACATGATCGGGCGGGCCTCCTATTTTGCCCGAGAAGAGATGGGCGTGACCCTCTGGGACGGCACGGTCGTGGACCGCATGCTCGACCACCGGGGGGAGGCGCTGTTTTCCACCGGGGTCGTAGGGGAAGAGGCCGACTCTCCGGACCCAACATCCTAA
- a CDS encoding putative monovalent cation/H+ antiporter subunit A yields MAILFAVFSGFVLALASPWLTQYTGRATGWVYGLLPAAITGTLATLVGRVAAGETLRVSYAWVPGLNVNLSFYVDGLSLFFALLITGIGTLIYVYAGGYLKGHHHLGRFFSYLSMFMAAMVGLVLADNLITFYIFFELTSFASFVLIGFNHDEAPSRRAAWQALLVTKAGGLALLVGFILMQQATGTFQISAILESGDLIRQHSFYLPIVLLVLAGAFTKSAQFPFYFWLPNAMEAPTPVSAYLHSATMVKAGIYVMARFHPVLSGTDLWMWTVGGIGALTMLVSAWLALQYTDMKAILAYTTIMALGLLTMLLGLGTEVAVEACMVFILVHAFYKAALFMVAGAIDHEVHVRDITKLRGLWNRMPVTGAAAALAALSMAGIPPFFGFVGKELIYEAATHFEPATVAVTAASVLANVALVASAGLLVVRPFFGAVNDVTEHAHRPDAGLWFGPVVLAVFSVGLGLAPWLLDAAFLGPSAGAVLGASIAPHLALWHGFTLELGLSAVTVAAGVGTYLARTGLRTNAAFRQFERWLGTGLDHGYDNVVDGLLGVGRWQTNVLQSGVLRRYLSIVLGATIALVAGTFYHYGFFGGPISVAEVAGHEWVLAVLSVVGAFGTLFFRSRIGLITSLGVSGFSIALLFLAFGAPDLAKTQFLIETLTVILVVLILTAVSDVKETLTMGQKVTNGALAAGMGVVVSGLILAVLKLPFENPMGDYYAQNTYVEGEGHNIVNTILVDFRALDTLGEITVLLVAGFGIYALLRAGTAPDPNAEDDPPPEDASAPIEQAEQTQQVP; encoded by the coding sequence ATGGCAATCCTATTTGCCGTCTTCTCGGGCTTTGTGCTTGCCCTGGCCTCGCCCTGGCTGACGCAGTACACGGGGCGGGCCACGGGATGGGTGTACGGCCTGCTGCCGGCCGCCATCACGGGCACGCTGGCGACCCTCGTGGGGCGCGTGGCGGCGGGCGAGACGCTTCGGGTGTCCTATGCCTGGGTGCCTGGCCTGAACGTCAACCTATCGTTCTACGTCGACGGGCTAAGTCTCTTTTTCGCCCTTCTCATTACCGGCATCGGGACGCTGATCTACGTCTATGCCGGGGGCTACCTGAAAGGACATCACCACCTGGGACGCTTCTTCAGTTACCTGTCCATGTTCATGGCCGCCATGGTGGGGCTGGTCCTGGCGGACAACCTGATCACGTTCTACATTTTCTTTGAACTGACGAGCTTCGCCTCGTTCGTCCTGATCGGGTTCAACCACGACGAGGCCCCCTCGCGGCGGGCGGCCTGGCAGGCGCTGCTGGTCACCAAGGCCGGCGGCCTCGCGCTCCTCGTCGGGTTCATTCTCATGCAGCAGGCGACGGGGACCTTCCAGATCTCCGCAATCCTGGAGTCCGGCGATCTGATTCGTCAGCACAGCTTCTACCTGCCCATCGTCTTGCTGGTGCTGGCCGGGGCGTTCACGAAGTCGGCCCAGTTTCCCTTCTACTTCTGGCTTCCCAACGCGATGGAGGCGCCCACGCCGGTGAGTGCCTACCTCCACTCCGCGACGATGGTAAAGGCCGGCATCTACGTGATGGCCCGCTTTCATCCCGTGCTGTCGGGGACCGACCTCTGGATGTGGACTGTGGGCGGCATCGGGGCCCTCACGATGCTCGTCAGTGCCTGGCTCGCCCTGCAGTACACCGACATGAAGGCGATCCTGGCCTACACTACCATCATGGCCCTCGGGCTCCTGACGATGCTGCTGGGGCTGGGGACCGAGGTCGCCGTGGAGGCCTGCATGGTGTTCATCCTGGTGCACGCCTTCTACAAGGCGGCCCTCTTCATGGTGGCGGGGGCGATCGACCATGAGGTGCACGTCCGCGACATTACGAAGCTGCGAGGCCTGTGGAACCGGATGCCCGTGACCGGAGCGGCGGCCGCCCTGGCGGCCCTGTCGATGGCCGGCATCCCGCCGTTCTTCGGCTTCGTGGGGAAGGAGTTGATCTACGAGGCGGCGACCCACTTCGAGCCGGCCACGGTGGCGGTCACGGCCGCCTCGGTGCTGGCGAACGTGGCGCTGGTGGCGTCCGCCGGCCTGCTGGTGGTGCGACCCTTCTTCGGGGCGGTGAACGACGTTACGGAGCACGCCCACCGGCCCGACGCCGGGCTCTGGTTTGGGCCGGTCGTCCTGGCGGTCTTCAGCGTAGGCCTCGGCCTGGCGCCGTGGCTGCTCGACGCCGCGTTCCTCGGCCCGTCGGCGGGGGCGGTCCTGGGCGCCTCCATCGCGCCGCACCTTGCCCTCTGGCACGGCTTCACGCTCGAGCTGGGGCTCAGCGCCGTGACTGTCGCCGCGGGCGTGGGGACGTACCTGGCCCGAACGGGTCTCCGCACCAACGCGGCCTTCCGGCAGTTTGAGCGCTGGCTCGGGACAGGGCTCGACCACGGGTACGACAACGTCGTCGACGGGCTCCTGGGCGTGGGACGGTGGCAGACCAATGTGCTCCAGAGCGGCGTCCTGCGCCGCTACCTGTCGATCGTTCTGGGGGCAACCATTGCACTCGTGGCGGGCACCTTTTACCACTACGGGTTCTTCGGCGGGCCAATCTCGGTGGCCGAGGTGGCGGGCCACGAGTGGGTGCTGGCGGTCCTGTCGGTGGTTGGGGCGTTCGGGACCCTGTTCTTCCGGTCCCGCATCGGACTCATCACGTCGCTCGGTGTCTCCGGCTTCAGCATCGCCCTGCTCTTTCTGGCCTTCGGCGCGCCGGACCTCGCGAAGACCCAGTTCCTCATCGAGACGCTGACGGTCATCCTCGTTGTGCTCATCCTGACCGCCGTGTCGGATGTAAAAGAGACGCTCACGATGGGGCAGAAGGTGACAAACGGCGCTCTGGCGGCCGGGATGGGCGTCGTCGTGTCGGGGCTGATCCTGGCCGTTCTCAAGCTGCCCTTCGAGAACCCGATGGGCGACTACTACGCGCAGAACACGTACGTCGAGGGGGAGGGGCACAACATCGTCAATACCATCCTGGTCGACTTCCGGGCGCTTGATACCCTCGGGGAGATCACGGTGCTTTTGGTGGCGGGCTTCGGCATCTACGCCCTTCTGCGTGCGGGGACGGCCCCGGACCCCAACGCCGAGGACGACCCTCCGCCCGAGGACGCATCCGCGCCGATCGAACAGGCTGAACAGACCCAACAGGTACCGTGA
- a CDS encoding Na+/H+ antiporter subunit B, which translates to MRFSVILRTAARLLVPLILLFSVFLLLRGHNETGGGFIGGLVAGISFALYAIAYGTAASREALRATPPRLMAVGLGIAVLSGVVPLFMGGALLEGLWVKWPVKVGTPVLFDVGVYLLVIGLTLMIVYELDEHNSGLFPQPTAPE; encoded by the coding sequence GTGAGGTTTTCCGTCATCCTGCGCACCGCGGCGCGCCTCCTCGTGCCGCTGATCCTTTTGTTTTCGGTGTTTCTGCTCCTCCGCGGGCACAACGAGACCGGTGGGGGCTTCATTGGGGGGCTCGTAGCCGGAATTTCGTTTGCCCTCTACGCGATTGCGTACGGAACGGCGGCGTCCCGAGAGGCCTTGCGGGCGACGCCTCCGCGGCTGATGGCCGTGGGGCTGGGCATCGCGGTGCTGAGCGGGGTGGTCCCACTGTTCATGGGTGGGGCCCTGCTCGAAGGGCTGTGGGTGAAGTGGCCGGTGAAGGTCGGCACGCCCGTGCTCTTTGACGTGGGGGTCTACCTGTTGGTCATCGGCTTGACGCTGATGATTGTCTACGAGCTGGACGAGCATAACTCGGGCCTCTTTCCGCAGCCGACCGCCCCCGAGTAG
- a CDS encoding sodium:proton antiporter, with product METLLALVTGAMVAISVYLLLQRDLVRKIIGVVVLSNGIHLLIFAMGRMTRGASPLIPDGEKYPPEVIANPLSQALILTAIVIGFGLLAFSLVLVYRLHESSGSADADSIIEVTLGDE from the coding sequence ATGGAAACCCTCCTTGCCCTCGTCACCGGCGCGATGGTTGCCATCAGCGTCTACCTGCTGCTGCAGCGCGATCTGGTGCGAAAAATCATCGGTGTGGTCGTGTTGTCGAACGGCATTCACCTGCTGATCTTTGCGATGGGCCGGATGACGCGGGGCGCGTCGCCGCTCATTCCCGACGGGGAAAAGTATCCCCCCGAGGTTATTGCGAATCCGCTCTCCCAGGCCCTCATCCTCACGGCCATCGTGATCGGGTTCGGGCTGCTGGCATTCTCGCTCGTGCTCGTCTACCGACTACACGAATCTAGCGGATCGGCCGACGCCGACTCGATCATTGAGGTTACCCTCGGCGACGAGTAG
- a CDS encoding Na+/H+ antiporter subunit D, giving the protein MSAHLLIILPLIIPFVAAVAALLFAQWPTVQKGINIASMGGILAASLGLLSRITEQGIQVTTIGDWPVPFGIVFVVDHLSVVMLIVSAIIGVAVAVYAVPDVDDTRVRFGFYPFFNLLMIGINGAFLTGDLFNLYVWFEVMLISSFVLIVLGNTDEQLAGAVKYVVINLVSSLLFLSGVGLVYGMTGTLNMAELSLALSEVGQPGLVTVVAMLFLISFGIKAALFPLFFWLPASYHTPPASVSAFFAGLLTKVGVYALFRVFTLLFTQDVGYTHTLLLWGAGLTMVTGVLGAAVQNDFRRVLSFHIVSQIGYMIMGLALYTPLAILGGVFYIVHHIIVKANLFLVSGVAKRLRGSFSLKSLDGLYAYHPWLAALFIIPAFSLAGFPPLSGFWAKLILTIAGIEAGAYWIVAVAVAVGLFTMFSMTKIWVKAFLPGGGGDLADAVSSMGLGTRVMYVPIAGLAALTIMISVFAGPVYDLAERSADELYNSSEYVEAVLNHEESAADAGPRPGVDGRTGRVHAR; this is encoded by the coding sequence ATGTCCGCCCATCTCCTTATCATCCTGCCGCTGATCATCCCGTTCGTGGCGGCGGTGGCGGCGCTCTTGTTCGCCCAATGGCCCACGGTGCAGAAGGGCATCAACATTGCCAGCATGGGGGGCATCCTGGCGGCGTCGCTGGGGCTGCTGTCCCGGATTACGGAGCAGGGCATCCAGGTCACGACGATTGGGGACTGGCCGGTCCCGTTCGGGATCGTGTTCGTGGTGGATCACCTGAGCGTCGTCATGCTCATCGTGTCCGCCATCATCGGGGTGGCCGTGGCCGTGTATGCGGTGCCGGACGTCGACGACACGCGGGTTCGGTTTGGGTTCTACCCGTTCTTCAACCTGCTCATGATCGGCATCAACGGGGCGTTCTTGACGGGGGACCTCTTCAACCTCTACGTGTGGTTCGAGGTCATGCTGATCTCCTCGTTCGTGCTGATCGTGCTGGGCAACACGGATGAGCAGCTCGCCGGGGCGGTTAAGTACGTCGTCATCAACCTGGTGTCGTCGCTCCTCTTCCTGTCGGGCGTCGGGCTGGTCTACGGGATGACGGGCACGCTCAACATGGCTGAGCTCTCGCTGGCCCTCTCCGAGGTGGGCCAGCCGGGGTTGGTGACCGTGGTGGCGATGCTGTTCTTGATTTCCTTCGGCATCAAGGCGGCGCTCTTTCCACTCTTTTTCTGGCTGCCGGCCTCCTACCACACCCCGCCCGCGTCGGTCTCGGCCTTCTTCGCGGGCCTGTTGACCAAGGTGGGGGTCTATGCGCTCTTTCGGGTCTTCACGCTTCTCTTTACCCAGGACGTGGGCTACACCCACACGCTTCTGTTGTGGGGGGCGGGGCTCACCATGGTCACGGGTGTGCTCGGCGCCGCCGTACAGAACGACTTCCGGCGCGTGCTCTCCTTCCACATCGTCAGCCAGATCGGCTATATGATCATGGGGCTCGCGCTGTACACGCCGCTGGCCATCCTAGGGGGGGTGTTCTACATCGTCCACCACATCATCGTGAAGGCGAACCTGTTTCTCGTCAGTGGGGTGGCGAAGCGCCTCCGGGGCTCCTTCAGCCTGAAGTCGCTCGACGGCCTCTACGCGTATCACCCCTGGCTGGCCGCCCTCTTCATCATTCCGGCGTTCTCACTGGCCGGCTTCCCGCCGCTCTCCGGCTTCTGGGCAAAACTGATCCTGACGATCGCCGGCATTGAGGCGGGGGCCTACTGGATCGTGGCGGTGGCCGTCGCCGTGGGCCTCTTCACGATGTTCTCGATGACGAAGATCTGGGTGAAGGCCTTCCTCCCGGGGGGCGGGGGCGACCTGGCGGACGCGGTCTCGTCGATGGGCCTGGGCACGCGCGTCATGTATGTGCCGATCGCGGGGCTCGCGGCCCTTACGATCATGATTAGCGTTTTTGCCGGGCCGGTGTACGACCTCGCCGAGCGTTCGGCGGACGAGCTTTACAATTCCTCCGAATACGTCGAAGCGGTGCTCAACCATGAAGAATCTGCTGCTGACGCTGGTCCTCGCCCTGGTGTGGACGGCCGTACAGGGCGCGTTCACGCTCGCTAA
- a CDS encoding Na+/H+ antiporter subunit E: MKNLLLTLVLALVWTAVQGAFTLANFALGFVLAYGVLRLLRPLLGEASYDQRIWYKASLAGFFVKELVNSSVRVAWETITPGYRMRAGILAVPLSVRSDLGITLFANLISLTPGTLSLDVSEDREYLYVHTMYIDQGEEEDILHLKRTLERRIILALGGESTETPPPTSDAAPAS, translated from the coding sequence ATGAAGAATCTGCTGCTGACGCTGGTCCTCGCCCTGGTGTGGACGGCCGTACAGGGCGCGTTCACGCTCGCTAACTTTGCGCTCGGCTTTGTGCTCGCCTACGGGGTGCTTCGGCTGTTGCGGCCCCTGCTCGGAGAGGCCAGCTACGACCAGCGCATCTGGTACAAGGCGTCCCTGGCGGGCTTCTTCGTGAAGGAGCTCGTCAACTCGAGCGTCCGGGTGGCCTGGGAAACGATCACGCCGGGGTATCGCATGCGGGCGGGCATCCTCGCCGTGCCGCTCTCCGTGCGGTCGGACCTGGGCATCACGCTCTTCGCGAACCTCATCTCGCTGACCCCGGGCACCCTGAGCCTCGACGTGTCGGAAGACCGGGAGTACCTCTACGTCCACACCATGTACATCGACCAGGGGGAGGAGGAGGACATCCTGCACCTGAAACGCACACTGGAGCGCCGCATCATTCTCGCGCTCGGGGGAGAGTCGACCGAGACGCCGCCCCCGACCTCCGACGCGGCGCCCGCCTCGTAG